Below is a window of Arthrobacter sp. SLBN-112 DNA.
TCTGGGTGCTCCGGACCGCCGTATGGCAGCTGCGGAAATGGATCGACGCCTCGCTGGTGGACAGCGTCTTCTCCGTGCGGATCAACATCTCCGCCACCGACCTCCAAAGCCTGCAGTTCATCGAGGACGTCCGCAACGTTCTGAAGGAAACCGGCGTCCGGCCCGAGCAAGTGGTCCTGGAACTGACGGAAGTGGCCATCGTTAAGGGCAACGAGCTGGACCGGTACTCGCTGGGCGGCCTGCGCGGCCTGGGTGTGGGCATTGAAATTGACGACTTTGGCACCGGCTACTCGTCCATCAGCTACCTCCGCCGGCTGCCGGTGGACCGGGTCAAGGTTGACCGGTCGCTGATCACCGGCCTGGAGACCGATCCCAGCCAGCCCGCCCTGGTGGCAGCGGTCCTGCAACTGGTGCGGGCCTGCGGGCTGGAAGCTGTTTGGGAGGGCGTGGAAACCGCGGAGCAGGCGGAAATCCTGCGCGGCCTGGGCTGCCGAAGCGCCCAGGGCTACTACTTCGGCCGGCCGGTCCCGCCCGACCAGATCCCTGCTTTATTGAAAGAGCGGGCGGAAAGCGCTAATCAGTAGTGCGCAAAGTACTGCGCTTTCGTGGCCGCCGTTATACGATCAGCGTGCGGTGTCCGGTTTTTCGTCGCCGCGGAATTCAGGTCTCACAGCAGCACCGGACTCTAAAGGCGTTTTTGAAATTGAACATTAATGGGCCAAGGGGTCATTACTTCGTCAACTGGGGGCGTAGCTAATGTCGGTTCGTGTACAGGCATGGGGAATTATCGCCGCAGTACTGGCGGATGCGGATCCCGCGGGGGCCGCCGTGCGGCAGCGGCTGAGCGACAGCCTCGATGAGAATCCCGGCGTGCCCGAACGGGCCCTGCTGGAATATCTCCTGGAGGCCCGGAGCAGCGACGCCAATACAGCGGAAACGATTGAATCGGTCAGGGAGAGGCGCCTGGCGCCGCCCGCACTGCCGCCGAAGCTGGCCGAGCAGCTGGACGCCATCCGCAGCGCGTCCCGGATCAGCGCCCTGCTGGAAAACCACATGCTGATGACCGCGTTCCAGCCCATTTATGGGCTGGAAGGCAAAACCGTGGTGGGCGCCGAGGCGCTCTCGCGTTTCGTCAGCGACGACGGCGCCACCGCTGAACTGTGGTTCGCCGAGGCGGAGGCAGTGGGCCTGGGCGCAAACCTTGAGTTCTCCGCCCTTGGCTCGGCCGCAGCGGCTGCCAGTAACCTGCCAGGTTCCCTCTACGTGTCGCTCAACATCTCCCCGACGTCCTGCATGGACCCCCGGCTGCCGGAGCTGTTCGAACACATCGAGCTCCCCATGGACCGGGTGGTGCTCGAACTGACGGAAGACATTCCGGAAGAGGAGTACCTCCAGTTCATTTCGGCAATCAATCCGCTGCGGGAGAAGGGCCTCCGGATCGCCGTGGACGACACCCACACCGGAGCCGGCGCACTGAGCCGCATGATCCACCTTCGGCCCGACTTCCTCAAGGT
It encodes the following:
- a CDS encoding EAL domain-containing protein → MSVRVQAWGIIAAVLADADPAGAAVRQRLSDSLDENPGVPERALLEYLLEARSSDANTAETIESVRERRLAPPALPPKLAEQLDAIRSASRISALLENHMLMTAFQPIYGLEGKTVVGAEALSRFVSDDGATAELWFAEAEAVGLGANLEFSALGSAAAAASNLPGSLYVSLNISPTSCMDPRLPELFEHIELPMDRVVLELTEDIPEEEYLQFISAINPLREKGLRIAVDDTHTGAGALSRMIHLRPDFLKVGRNVIGDVDKDGVQRALAACLVDFTDQIGITLVAEGIETVGELKVLTELGISAGQGYLLGRPSVRPEDWANWNTRLDVDGLERHLASPGE